In Geminocystis sp. NIES-3708, a single window of DNA contains:
- a CDS encoding carboxymuconolactone decarboxylase family protein codes for MTYKNAVLDDKELQAGLNSINPKFGDFCTRVAGEAWGLPLIDQKTKALITIAIDVVNQDQVGAGSPFAAHVHMAMKQGATKEEIEELLLFTCVYAGFNKAAGCFGTLQEIFAEKS; via the coding sequence ATGACTTATAAAAATGCAGTTTTAGACGATAAAGAATTACAAGCAGGTTTAAACAGCATCAATCCCAAATTTGGTGATTTCTGTACCCGTGTAGCTGGAGAGGCATGGGGTTTACCGTTAATTGACCAAAAAACAAAAGCCTTAATTACGATCGCAATTGATGTTGTCAATCAAGATCAAGTAGGTGCAGGTAGTCCATTTGCCGCTCATGTTCATATGGCAATGAAACAAGGAGCAACAAAAGAAGAAATAGAAGAATTATTATTATTTACCTGTGTTTATGCTGGTTTTAATAAAGCGGCTGGTTGCTTTGGAACATTACAAGAAATATTTGCCGAAAAGTCTTAA
- a CDS encoding nuclear transport factor 2 family protein: MSEEKSLNRQTCEKMFSSMIALDWDSFQECLADDVFYRIGSGEEIIGKENVTKTLQGLYTQVSMQAPDVRQVLDLPEQDQVIFEFEAHYIYLADGSTLNFACTDVLRMKDSKVNEWRVYVDMKPYYDKQK; encoded by the coding sequence ATGTCAGAAGAAAAATCCTTAAACAGACAGACTTGTGAAAAAATGTTTTCTTCCATGATCGCTCTCGATTGGGATTCTTTTCAAGAATGTTTAGCCGATGATGTCTTTTATCGTATTGGTTCGGGAGAAGAAATAATAGGAAAAGAAAACGTCACAAAAACTCTTCAGGGATTATATACTCAAGTATCAATGCAAGCCCCTGATGTTAGACAAGTTCTCGATTTGCCTGAACAAGATCAAGTAATTTTTGAATTTGAAGCTCACTATATATATTTAGCTGACGGTTCAACCTTAAATTTTGCCTGTACCGATGTTTTGAGAATGAAAGATTCAAAAGTAAATGAATGGCGGGTTTATGTTGATATGAAACCTTATTACGATAAACAAAAATAA
- a CDS encoding iron uptake porin has product MFLKYIFTILISLFCGLSSSFAQTKNDDESNLKFYFPSEDIDIANSNFENNQEALKSIPSVSQLRSFQQQDWEITALKNLDADYNCLNSLTKNINLNQSLLTRDELASYLQLCLENIDKSKQLGINLKSEDISILNRLAKNLDLELTNLSSQINSLETSLSALKENQFSPTVKMFGLIRINSLSFFSGQGDNSTVLQYSNFTVLNASFTGKDSLFLGFSTTASPLPELAPENDGREIGSTREGTALIAGAGNTNSQTFLTNLKYSFPVNDNLSLTLRGFEFFSRSMLSSNFLPYYNVGDGPVSTFAQMPAIYRLASGAGADLNYKIRDSLMFNLSYYASAGNNPSQGQGLFNGNYIATGRLSYNPRQDFYTEFVYLNGYFGKGSFSYDNGLDFNKGFIGTALANRFDESGVLFDRDANVSVNSYMLLSYFAITPKFLIGGSINKTDARLIGMGDADIWSYWFALTFPDLFKENNLGGFIIGVEPTLTDLKTSLPYEDFKKDTGLHIETYYRFQVNDNISITPALIWINSPNQDKNNQDILMGLVRTSFKF; this is encoded by the coding sequence ATGTTCCTTAAATATATTTTTACAATTTTAATATCTTTATTTTGCGGTTTAAGTTCTTCTTTTGCACAAACAAAAAATGATGATGAGTCTAATCTAAAATTTTATTTTCCTAGTGAAGATATTGATATTGCGAATAGTAACTTTGAAAACAATCAAGAGGCTTTAAAGTCTATTCCCTCCGTTTCTCAATTAAGATCTTTTCAACAACAAGATTGGGAAATAACAGCTTTAAAAAATTTAGATGCTGATTATAACTGCCTTAATTCCCTTACAAAAAACATTAATTTGAATCAATCTCTATTGACTCGTGATGAATTGGCTTCTTACTTACAATTATGTTTAGAAAATATTGATAAAAGTAAACAATTAGGAATAAACTTGAAATCTGAAGATATAAGTATTTTAAACCGTTTGGCAAAAAACTTAGATCTTGAATTAACCAATTTATCTTCTCAAATAAATTCCTTAGAGACATCATTATCCGCTTTAAAAGAGAATCAATTTTCTCCCACCGTGAAAATGTTTGGATTAATTCGCATTAATAGTTTATCATTTTTTTCAGGTCAAGGAGATAATTCAACAGTATTGCAATATTCTAATTTTACAGTTTTGAACGCCAGTTTCACAGGGAAAGATTCTTTATTTTTAGGGTTTTCTACCACAGCCTCTCCTCTACCAGAATTAGCTCCAGAAAATGATGGGAGAGAAATTGGATCAACTCGTGAAGGCACGGCATTAATAGCAGGGGCAGGAAATACTAACAGTCAGACTTTTTTAACTAACTTAAAATATAGTTTTCCCGTTAATGATAATTTATCACTAACCTTGAGAGGATTTGAATTTTTTAGTCGTTCAATGTTATCTTCTAACTTTTTGCCATATTATAACGTTGGAGATGGACCTGTATCTACTTTTGCTCAAATGCCCGCTATTTATCGTCTTGCTTCTGGTGCTGGAGCGGATCTTAACTATAAAATAAGAGATTCTTTGATGTTCAATTTATCTTATTATGCTAGTGCGGGAAACAATCCATCTCAAGGACAAGGTTTATTTAATGGCAATTATATTGCTACTGGTCGTTTAAGTTATAATCCTCGTCAAGATTTTTATACAGAATTTGTCTATCTCAATGGTTATTTTGGAAAAGGTAGCTTTAGTTATGATAATGGTTTAGATTTTAATAAGGGTTTTATTGGTACTGCATTGGCAAATCGCTTCGATGAATCGGGCGTTTTATTTGATCGAGATGCAAATGTGAGTGTTAATTCTTATATGCTTTTAAGTTATTTTGCCATTACCCCTAAATTCTTAATAGGTGGTTCAATCAATAAAACTGATGCAAGATTAATTGGCATGGGAGACGCAGATATTTGGTCTTATTGGTTTGCTTTAACATTTCCTGATTTATTTAAAGAAAATAACTTAGGTGGCTTTATTATCGGCGTTGAACCGACTTTAACAGATTTAAAAACATCTCTTCCTTATGAGGATTTTAAAAAGGATACAGGGCTTCATATAGAAACATATTATAGATTTCAGGTTAATGATAATATTTCCATCACCCCTGCTTTAATTTGGATTAATTCTCCTAATCAAGACAAAAATAATCAGGATATTTTGATGGGTTTAGTGAGAACTTCCTTTAAATTTTAA
- a CDS encoding nuclear transport factor 2 family protein — MSNPNESSNSTDNLQIVKNFYGALGKGDIPTVLEMLTDDAQWDMPHPREIVPFGGKWEGKEEVKKFFGVMHDTVQMKGFDLQEFIVDKNKVVVIGRMKAVAIATGKEYENDLVAVWTVENGKIKGMRDFMDTVQGIEAFTP; from the coding sequence ATGAGTAATCCAAACGAAAGTTCCAATTCCACAGATAATCTACAGATAGTAAAAAATTTTTATGGGGCTTTAGGTAAAGGGGATATACCTACAGTTTTAGAGATGTTAACTGATGATGCTCAATGGGATATGCCTCATCCTAGAGAAATAGTTCCTTTTGGCGGAAAATGGGAAGGAAAAGAAGAGGTTAAAAAGTTTTTTGGTGTGATGCACGATACCGTTCAAATGAAAGGCTTTGATTTGCAAGAATTTATTGTTGATAAAAATAAAGTAGTAGTAATTGGACGAATGAAAGCAGTAGCTATCGCCACGGGAAAAGAATATGAAAATGATTTAGTTGCTGTTTGGACGGTAGAAAATGGCAAAATTAAAGGAATGCGTGATTTTATGGATACAGTTCAAGGGATTGAGGCTTTTACCCCTTAA
- a CDS encoding nuclear transport factor 2 family protein, with the protein MPEIINQNNQIINEFLIQKQVAKFADAVNRRDQKEFTSLWLSDGIWELKPPMNINVQGKENIEQTFIQLLNNWEFFVQMAHSGVIEINGNQATARWCMNEIGRDYDGKGFQNFGMYEDQLILQENIWLFIKRTYHFAYIDEPKLSGTAFSLSHIV; encoded by the coding sequence ATGCCAGAAATAATTAATCAAAATAATCAAATTATTAATGAATTTTTGATTCAGAAACAAGTTGCTAAATTTGCTGATGCTGTTAATCGTCGTGATCAAAAAGAGTTTACTTCTTTATGGCTATCCGATGGTATTTGGGAACTAAAACCTCCTATGAATATTAATGTGCAAGGAAAAGAAAATATTGAGCAAACTTTTATTCAATTACTCAATAATTGGGAATTTTTTGTACAAATGGCACACAGTGGAGTTATCGAAATTAACGGTAATCAAGCAACAGCCCGTTGGTGCATGAATGAAATAGGTAGAGATTATGACGGAAAAGGATTTCAAAATTTTGGAATGTATGAAGATCAATTGATTTTACAAGAAAATATTTGGTTATTCATAAAACGTACTTATCATTTTGCTTATATTGATGAACCAAAATTATCAGGTACAGCTTTTTCTCTAAGTCATATTGTTTAA
- a CDS encoding hemerythrin domain-containing protein: protein MNNTVAKDLIRIHIVITRAIVIGIEKCQIFKNNGKIDDVLKEGFINYLNSLLSLFHSHHLVEDDLIFPYFKNKQFDAPYEIMATQHGDLLPLLDELEICINNLNSNSSNQEFIDNLLENLEQIQQAWIPHYQLEEEYLNDQNISNLISDEEQQKQCLEFGEYAGKHLEPDYLVIPFILYNLPLKERELMAEVFPPEIIQDLIPHEWKEKWQSMSPFFLI, encoded by the coding sequence ATGAATAATACTGTTGCGAAAGATCTTATTAGAATTCATATTGTCATTACTCGTGCTATTGTTATAGGTATTGAAAAATGTCAAATATTTAAAAATAATGGTAAAATCGATGATGTTTTAAAAGAAGGTTTTATTAATTATCTCAATAGTCTTCTGAGTTTATTTCATTCTCATCATTTAGTAGAAGATGACCTAATTTTTCCTTACTTTAAAAATAAACAATTTGATGCACCTTATGAAATAATGGCAACTCAGCATGGAGATTTATTACCCTTACTTGATGAGTTAGAAATTTGTATTAATAATTTGAACTCGAACTCTTCTAATCAAGAATTTATCGATAATTTATTAGAAAATTTAGAACAAATACAACAAGCATGGATTCCTCATTATCAGTTAGAAGAAGAATATCTTAATGATCAAAATATTAGTAATTTAATTAGTGATGAAGAACAACAAAAACAATGTCTTGAATTTGGAGAATATGCAGGAAAACATCTTGAGCCAGATTATTTAGTTATTCCTTTTATTTTATATAATCTTCCTCTTAAGGAAAGAGAGTTGATGGCTGAAGTCTTTCCTCCTGAAATTATTCAAGACTTAATTCCTCATGAATGGAAAGAAAAATGGCAATCAATGTCTCCTTTTTTCCTCATTTAA
- a CDS encoding SDR family NAD(P)-dependent oxidoreductase — MAKLDGKIIFIAGGSGNVGEGIVPVFLKQGAKVIVPSRRQDSLDKLGQSLGDLATDNYVPIVGNIGTLEGAEKLRDEIIAKFGRLDGVLVSLGGWWTGNKPLTEVDLETWESYLNGNLTSHFLCAKTFLPVLAKTKGSSYTLLGGTAAEVPLANVSPVGITAAGQLMMAKIVMEEMKDSGVRINEVIIQGMVKTKVMEAYSQPNWITPKEIGDFTSWLASDEAYMITNSILHINQRSQ; from the coding sequence ATGGCAAAACTTGATGGAAAAATCATATTCATTGCTGGTGGTTCTGGTAATGTAGGGGAGGGAATCGTACCTGTTTTTCTAAAACAAGGTGCAAAAGTAATTGTTCCCTCTCGTCGGCAAGATTCTTTAGATAAGCTCGGACAATCTTTAGGAGATTTAGCGACAGATAATTATGTACCAATAGTCGGAAATATTGGTACTTTAGAAGGAGCAGAAAAATTACGAGATGAAATTATCGCCAAATTTGGGCGGTTAGATGGTGTATTAGTTTCTCTTGGTGGTTGGTGGACTGGAAATAAGCCTCTCACTGAAGTAGATTTGGAAACTTGGGAAAGTTATTTAAACGGTAATCTCACCTCTCATTTTCTCTGTGCAAAAACCTTTTTACCCGTGTTAGCAAAAACTAAAGGTAGTAGTTATACTCTCTTGGGAGGTACAGCGGCAGAAGTTCCTTTGGCAAATGTCAGCCCTGTAGGAATTACCGCCGCAGGACAATTAATGATGGCAAAAATCGTTATGGAAGAAATGAAAGATAGTGGAGTTAGAATTAATGAAGTAATTATTCAAGGTATGGTGAAAACTAAAGTTATGGAGGCTTATAGTCAACCTAACTGGATTACTCCGAAAGAAATTGGCGATTTTACTTCTTGGTTAGCATCAGATGAAGCCTATATGATTACTAATAGTATTCTTCATATTAATCAACGTTCTCAATAA
- a CDS encoding NAD(P)-dependent oxidoreductase codes for MKIAIIGASRGIGYQLLKTSLEEGHEVSALLRNTTDFDITNPKLNIVKGDIRNLESVKAVVKDQDAICICIGISPTNKPVDIFSVGANNVLSAMGENSSQKLISVTGIGAGETKGHGGFLYDRILNPLLLKTIYADKDRQEAIIKASKVDWLIVRPGFLTDGERTGKYRVIDNLSGITAGKISRLDVADFILKQLANPTHFGKTPLLMY; via the coding sequence ATGAAAATCGCAATCATTGGTGCGTCAAGAGGTATTGGTTATCAATTACTAAAAACTTCTCTTGAGGAAGGACATGAAGTTTCTGCATTACTACGAAATACGACTGATTTTGATATTACTAATCCAAAATTAAATATCGTTAAAGGAGATATTCGTAATTTAGAATCAGTGAAAGCAGTAGTTAAAGATCAAGACGCCATTTGTATTTGTATCGGTATTTCACCCACCAATAAGCCTGTGGATATATTCTCCGTTGGTGCAAATAATGTACTTTCGGCAATGGGGGAAAATTCTTCACAAAAACTAATTTCAGTAACAGGAATTGGTGCAGGAGAAACAAAAGGACATGGAGGTTTTTTGTACGATCGGATTTTAAATCCTCTTCTTTTAAAGACAATTTATGCTGATAAAGATAGACAAGAAGCGATAATCAAAGCCAGTAAAGTTGATTGGTTAATTGTACGTCCGGGATTTTTAACCGATGGTGAAAGAACAGGAAAATATCGTGTTATTGATAATTTGTCTGGTATTACGGCGGGTAAAATTTCACGATTAGATGTCGCTGATTTTATTCTCAAGCAATTGGCAAATCCAACCCATTTCGGTAAAACGCCATTATTAATGTACTAA
- a CDS encoding DUF4432 family protein, with protein MYTHGRKQGCRISLDYTYKGMQVAFLENDLIRIGVLIDKGGDIFEFTYKPKDLDFMWQSPIPMRRPFVATSVLAEGAYHDYYYGGWQEILPSAGWSSEPYQGTYQGLHGEVSLLPVEAKILVDTPELVTLKTEVTFYRSPLKLEKQLSLKKGIPALFITEKLTNNSHQDFAIMWGHHPVVGEPFLDDSCVVQAPAKKVEVMAYHPNGLWETNTEFDFPMVKNRRTEKMQDITKILGKDAKSVDVVFFKELSEGWYGINNHNLNLGFGMAWDHNLFKYIWMWQVYQGHNDYPWYGRTYNIGVEPFTSYPPSGINNAIKNGSALIMKPQEVIETELVTVAYEATKIKKITLDGTVHL; from the coding sequence ATGTACACTCACGGCAGAAAACAAGGCTGTAGAATAAGTTTAGATTACACCTATAAAGGAATGCAGGTAGCTTTTCTTGAGAATGATTTGATCAGAATTGGTGTTTTAATCGATAAAGGTGGAGATATTTTTGAGTTTACTTACAAACCAAAAGATCTCGATTTTATGTGGCAATCTCCTATTCCGATGCGTCGTCCTTTTGTAGCTACAAGTGTTTTAGCTGAGGGTGCTTATCATGATTATTATTATGGTGGCTGGCAAGAAATTTTACCTTCTGCTGGTTGGTCATCTGAACCTTATCAAGGTACGTATCAAGGATTACACGGTGAAGTTTCTTTATTGCCTGTAGAAGCGAAAATTTTAGTGGATACGCCAGAATTAGTTACCTTAAAAACTGAAGTCACTTTTTATCGTTCACCATTAAAGTTAGAAAAGCAATTATCTTTGAAAAAAGGAATACCAGCACTATTTATTACAGAAAAATTGACGAATAATTCTCATCAAGACTTTGCTATTATGTGGGGACATCATCCAGTAGTTGGTGAACCATTTCTTGATGATAGTTGCGTTGTTCAAGCACCCGCAAAAAAAGTGGAAGTGATGGCTTATCATCCTAATGGTTTATGGGAAACTAACACGGAATTTGATTTTCCTATGGTTAAAAATCGCCGTACGGAAAAAATGCAAGATATAACCAAAATCTTAGGAAAAGATGCTAAATCTGTAGATGTCGTGTTTTTTAAAGAACTTTCTGAGGGTTGGTATGGTATTAATAACCATAATTTAAACTTGGGATTTGGTATGGCATGGGATCATAATCTGTTTAAATATATTTGGATGTGGCAAGTTTATCAAGGACACAATGATTATCCTTGGTATGGACGCACCTATAATATAGGAGTTGAACCCTTTACAAGTTATCCTCCATCTGGAATTAATAATGCTATCAAAAATGGTTCAGCATTAATTATGAAACCACAAGAAGTGATTGAAACGGAATTAGTCACCGTTGCCTATGAAGCCACTAAGATAAAAAAAATTACTTTAGACGGCACAGTTCATCTTTAA